The genomic window ATCGAAGTCACGAGGCCACGGTAGCCGAGCGCACACCCTTCGCGAGTTCCTCGGTGAGCGTGCGCACCGCACCCGCCCCCTGCTCGACGGCCGAGACGATCGCCGAGCCGACGATGACGGCGTCCGCGTACGACGCGATCTCCGCGGCCTGTGCACCCGAGCGCACACCGAGCCCGACGCCGACCGGAATGTCGGAGTGTGCCCGCACCCGCGCCACCAGTTCGGGGGCCATGTTCGACACCGCATCGCGGGCGCCGGTGACACCCATCGTCGATGCGGCGTAGATGAATCCGCTGCTGGCCTCGAGTGTCATCGCGAGACGCTCCTCGGTCGACGACGGGGCGACCAGGAAGATCCGATCCAGGTGGTGTTCCTCGGACGCGGCCATCCAGTCACCGGCCTCCTCCGGGATGAGGTTCGGCGTGATCATGCCGAGGCCACCGGCGGACGCCAGATCCCGGGAGAACTTGTCGACGCCGTACTTGAGGACCGGATTCCAGTACGTCATGACGACGGCGTTGCCGCCGACGGACGCGATCTGCTCGACGACGGTGAACACGTCCCGCAGCCGAACTCCGTTGGCCAGTGCGGTTTCCGCGGCCGTCTGGATGGTGGGGCCGTCCATCACCGGATCGGAGTACGCGACCCCGACCTCGATGATGTCGCAGCCCGCGTCGACCATCGTCTTGAACATGTCGATCGACGTCGGCACGTCCGGGTAGCCGGCGGGCAGGTATCCCACGAGGGCGGCACGCTTCTCCTCCCGGCACTGCGCGAACGTCGGCGCCAGGCGCGAAACTCGTTGGCTCACTTGGATGTACCTTCCTCGTCGAACAGGCCGAACCACTTGGCCGCCGTGTCCATGTCCTTGTCGCCGCGCCCCGACAGGCTCACGACGATGATCGCGCCGTCGCCGAGTTCGCGGCCCAGCTTCAGCGCGCCGGCGACGGCGTGTGCGGACTCGACGGCCGGGATGATGCCCTCGGTGCGTGACAGCAGCAGCAGTGCGTCCATCGCCTCGGTGTCGGTGATCGGCTCGTACGACGCCCGCCCGGTCTCCTTGAGGTACGCGTGCTCGGGGCCGACCCCCGGATAGTCCAGGCCCGCCGAGATCGAATGCGACTCGATGGTCTGGCCGTCCTCGTCCTGCAGCAGGTACGAGAACGCGCCCTGGAACGCGCCGTGGCTTCCGCCCGTGAACGTCGCTGCGTGCCGACCGGTTTCGACGCCGTCGCCCGCGGCCTCGTAGCCGACCAGCTTGACCGACGGATCGTCGAGGAACGCGTGGAAGATGCCGATCGCGTTGGAGCCACCGCCCACGCACGCGACGACGGCGTCGGGCAGGCGTCCGGTCATGTCCTGCACCTGGGCGCGTGCCTCGAGACCCACGACGCGCTGGAAGTCGCGGACGAGCATCGGGAACGGATGCGGTCCCGCCGCGGTGCCGAAGCAGTAGTAGGTGCGATCGGCGTTGGTGACCCAGTCGCGCAGCGCCTCGTTGATCGCGTCCTTGAGGGTGGCCGAGCCGGTGTCGACGGACACGACCGTCGCCCCGAGCAGCCGCATGCGTGCAACGTTGAGAGCCTGCCGCGCGGTGTCGACGGCACCCATGTAGACGATGCATTCGAGGCCGAGCAGCGCACATGCGGTCGCCGTCGCGACACCGTGCTGACCGGCACCGGTCTCGGCGATGATGCGGGTCTTGCCCATCCGCTTGGCGAGCAGCACCTGCCCCAGCACATTGTTGATCTTGTGAGACCCGGTGTGGTTCAAGTCTTCCCGCTTGAGCAGGATCCGGGCGCCGCCCGCGTGCTCACGCAGTCGCGTCGCCTCGAACACCGGCGACGGGCGTCCGGTGTAGTCCCGCTGCAGCCGGTCGAGTTCGTGCAGGAACGACTCGTCCGTGCGCGCCTTGTCGTACTCGGCGGTGACCTCCTCGATGACCGCCATGAGCGCCTCGGGGACGTGCCGCCCACCGAAGATGCCCCAATGGCCACCGGGATCGGGGTCGTGACCGGAACGCTCGGTCAGACCGGCGCTGGCGGTGGGCAGGCTCCCACCCTTCGAGACGAGGGCGTCGTTGCGTGAACTCACTCCCCCAGTCTGCCCCAGCCGTGACGCGAACGGTCGATCGGGGCCTACTGTGGGCGTCGTCTCAGCGCGACGGCTTGGGGCACGACGGATGCGCACCCGCCGTCGCCAGTTCCGCGCACGCGTGCCGCGGGTCGCCGCTGGTCACCAAACCCTCGCCGACGAGGACCGCGTCCGCGCCGGCACCCGCGTACGCGAGCAGATCCGCCGGGCCGCGCACACCGGATTCGGCGATCTTCACGACGCTGCTGGGCAGGCCCGGTGCGATCTGCCCGAACGTGCTCATGTCGACCTCGAGGGTCTTGAGGTTGCGGGCGTTGACGCCGATGACACTCGCACCGGCCTCGAGCGCGCGGTCCGCCTCCTCCTCGGTGTGGACCTCGACGAGCGCGGTCATGCCGAGCGACTCGGTGCGGTCGAGCAGCGAGGTGAGGGTGTTCTGGTCGAGTGCGGCGACGATCAACAGGATCACGTCCGCACCGTGCGCACGGGCCTCGTGGATCTGGTACGGGCCGACGATGAAGTCCTTGCGCAGGATCGGGATGTCCACCGCGCGGCGGACCGCGTCGAGATCGGCGAGCGACCCGTGGAAGCGACGCTCCTCGGTGAGGACACTGATGATCCGGGCACCGCCCTCCTCGTACGCGGCGGCGAGGACCGCGGGATCCGGGATGTCCGCGAGCGCCCCCTTCGACGGGCTGGCCCGCTTCACTTCGGCGATCACGCCGACTCCGGGTGCGCGCAGCGCGGCCGCGGCATCGAGTGCGGGGGGCGCGGCAGCCGCGGCGG from Prescottella sp. R16 includes these protein-coding regions:
- the trpC gene encoding indole-3-glycerol phosphate synthase TrpC, whose product is MTVLDSILDGVRADVAAREAVLDLAAVKAAAAAAPPALDAAAALRAPGVGVIAEVKRASPSKGALADIPDPAVLAAAYEEGGARIISVLTEERRFHGSLADLDAVRRAVDIPILRKDFIVGPYQIHEARAHGADVILLIVAALDQNTLTSLLDRTESLGMTALVEVHTEEEADRALEAGASVIGVNARNLKTLEVDMSTFGQIAPGLPSSVVKIAESGVRGPADLLAYAGAGADAVLVGEGLVTSGDPRHACAELATAGAHPSCPKPSR
- the trpA gene encoding tryptophan synthase subunit alpha gives rise to the protein MSQRVSRLAPTFAQCREEKRAALVGYLPAGYPDVPTSIDMFKTMVDAGCDIIEVGVAYSDPVMDGPTIQTAAETALANGVRLRDVFTVVEQIASVGGNAVVMTYWNPVLKYGVDKFSRDLASAGGLGMITPNLIPEEAGDWMAASEEHHLDRIFLVAPSSTEERLAMTLEASSGFIYAASTMGVTGARDAVSNMAPELVARVRAHSDIPVGVGLGVRSGAQAAEIASYADAVIVGSAIVSAVEQGAGAVRTLTEELAKGVRSATVAS
- the trpB gene encoding tryptophan synthase subunit beta, yielding MSSRNDALVSKGGSLPTASAGLTERSGHDPDPGGHWGIFGGRHVPEALMAVIEEVTAEYDKARTDESFLHELDRLQRDYTGRPSPVFEATRLREHAGGARILLKREDLNHTGSHKINNVLGQVLLAKRMGKTRIIAETGAGQHGVATATACALLGLECIVYMGAVDTARQALNVARMRLLGATVVSVDTGSATLKDAINEALRDWVTNADRTYYCFGTAAGPHPFPMLVRDFQRVVGLEARAQVQDMTGRLPDAVVACVGGGSNAIGIFHAFLDDPSVKLVGYEAAGDGVETGRHAATFTGGSHGAFQGAFSYLLQDEDGQTIESHSISAGLDYPGVGPEHAYLKETGRASYEPITDTEAMDALLLLSRTEGIIPAVESAHAVAGALKLGRELGDGAIIVVSLSGRGDKDMDTAAKWFGLFDEEGTSK